TCATGGGAATCGACCCGGGATCAAGGTCCTGCGGCTACGGAATCGTAGACGGCGAGGGAAACCGGCTGAGCTATGTGACCAGCGGGACGATTTCCCCCGCACCCAGAAGTTCCGCTTCCGAAAGACTGAACGACATCTACGTCGGTATCCTGAGGGTAATTGACGATTACAGCCCTTCGGTCGTATCAGTCGAGGAAATGTTTTTCGCTAAAAACGCTAGAAGCGCCATAAAACTCGGCCAGTCGAGGGGAATAGCGATCCTAGCGGCGGCGCAAAGAGGAATCCCGGTAAGTGAATACGCACCCACCAGGGTAAAGCTTGCCCTGACCGGCAAAGGCAGGGCGGGAAAGGAAGAGATACAGAAAATGCTTTCCTACATGCTCGGAGTCAGCGAATTCCGAAGTACGGATGAGTCCGACGCGCTTGCGATCGCGATCTGCCACTTAAATCTTTCAAGATACGGACTGCCGGACAGCTCATTCAGTGGCGCGGGCAACCGGCGCAGGAAAAAGAGATTCACGGCAAATGATTTATCTGCTTAGAGGCGTAATCGCTTGTAAGGAAATTGGAACCGTCGTCGTCGACGTAAACGGAGTCGGCTACGGCGTTACCGTTCCGCTTTCGACTTACTACGATCTTGGGGCTGTCGGAAAGGAGGTTGAACTGAAAATACACACAAGCCTCAGGGAAAACAGCATTGAACTGTTCGGTTTTCTCACCGATGCGGAAAAAAAACTCTTCGAAAAGCTTATCGGCGTTTCCGGCATAGGACCTAAAGCGGCGACGAACGTGCTGTCCAACATCTCCGTTTCCGAACTTGTAAGATCCATAGTAAACGGGAATCTGGCGCAGAGAAAAATCCGCGGAATCGGCACGAGAACCGCAACAAAGATAGTAAACGAACTCAAGGACAAGCTTGACGATCTTGCCACGGATGAAGAACCTTCGGAGTCAAACACCATGCTTAACGACACACTCTCCGCACTGCTCAACTTGGGTTATACGAGGGCCGAGGTGGAGAAAAAAACCCCCGAGATCAAAAAAATTATCGAGGTCTCGGGTTCTATCGAGGACGCGCTTCGGGATTCTCTTAAGGTAATCAGAAAATAGATGTCACAGGATACAGAAAGAACCGTTTCGCCGGAATACACGGAAACAGATGAACTCACGGATATGAATCTCCGTCCCGCCTTTCTTCGGGACTTTATCGGACAGCCGAGCGTAAAGGAACAGGTCGACATATTCATCGGCGCCGCAAAGGCAAGAGGTGAGGCCCTTGACCACGTACTTCTCTCCGGTCCCCCCGGACTTGGAAAGACGACCCTCGCGCACATATTTGCAAACGAATTGGGCGTAGGTCTTCACCTTACCTCGGGTCCGGTTCTCGAAAGAACAGGAGATCTCGCATCCATGCTCACCAATCTCGGCGAGAAAGACGTGCTTTTCGTTGACGAGATACACAGGATAAACAGGGTCGTCGAGGAATATCTCTATTCAGCAATGGAGGATTTCACAATCGACCTCATGATAGGAGAAGGTCCGACGGCAAGATCCGTGAAAATAAACCTGAACAGGTTTACGCTCATAGGAGCGACCACCAGGACGGGACTTCTCACCTCCCCGTTTCGCTCCCGCTTCGGAGTCGAACTAAGGCTCGATTACTACAGCAGCGAAGAACTTTCAAGAATAGTGAAAAGATCCTCCGGGATTCTGGGAGTCGAGATAACGGACGAAGGCGCCCGCGAGATGACCTCGAGAGCAAGAGGCACCCCCAGGATAGCCAATAGGCTTCTTAAGAGGATTAGGGATTACACCCAGATGAAATCGGACGGGCGGATAACCGAACCCGTGGTTCGGGACGCGCTTTCGATGCTTGAGATCGATTCAATGGGTCTTGACAACCTCGACAGGGCCATACTCACCGCCATAATCGAAAAATTTGGAGGCGGTCCGGTAGGAATAGACACCATCTCGGCCGCGGTAAGCGAAGATAAAGACACAATAGAAAACGTCTACGAACCCTTCCTTATAAGAGAGGGGCTCGTGGAAAAAACTCCCAGGGGAAGAAAAGCTACCCAGCTTGCCTACAGGCACCTCGGACTTACCCCGAGCCAGGGTCAGCCGAAACTTCTCTGATCCGCACGGAAATCAGAAGATCATCGATTAAGCGGGATTTCCCTTATGAACTCATCCCAGTGGTTCCCGGAAATGGCGTCTATTATCTTCCTGGGATCCTTATACCCCGACTCCCCTGGAAACAGCTTTCTGTATACCTCGTCTCTTATCTCAAGCCACCTGTCTATCGCCGCGTAGTTTTTGAATTTAACCACGGTCTTGTAGGTCCAGAGCGGCTTTACGGTATGTATTCTCTGTGAATACATCCTGTAATCGTCAACAGTAATACCCATCTTCTTCATTTCCTGCCAGAAAGGAAAAAGACGCGTTTTGTACACCCTGAGAAATTCCTCGCGGTTCTCGGGCGCCACGGTATAGAAGCTTTCTTCCACCACGATCGTGTACCTGTCTTCCTCCGCATGAACCGCCGAGGCGGTCGCAAGAAAAAGAATTAGGATGAAAACGGCCGGGAAACAATATTTTCTTGACACCTTGATTCCTCCATTAAGCGCAGTAGTGACGGATGTTCGCGAACTTGACTCTGTTTTCCAATTGTACCTGACAGTAAAGGGATGTTTAATTTCCCAAAATGGGTATAATTTTAAGATCAAGATTTTCCGTCCGATTTTTATTGGCGGTTATCTTTTCGCTCGGCATTGGGTTATCCGACCACTTGTCGCCCGCGACATGACTTGAAAGATTTACCGACGGAACTGGAGCATTCGAATTTCGCTTAAGCCCCTCTAATGAATTTGTTCGCAGAAGGAACAAACAACATATTAATGCTGCTTGTAAGCACCGGACCCGTGGTCAAGGCCGTGCTTTTGCTTTTAATCTTCATGTCCGTTTTTTCCTGGGCGATTATCTACACGAAATTTCGTCTTCTAAGAAGTTCTTCCAAGAAATCAGTTGCGTTTCTCAACCTCTATCATTCAAACGAGGACATGAGGGCGCTTCTTTCCTTCTCGGAGAAAGTCGGTGGTCCCGTTGCCGAACTGTTTAGGGCGGGCTACGCGGAAGTGGTGAAAACAGAAAAGAAGAAAAGCCGGGACGAACACGACTCACAGCAAAATGGAGACATGTCTTCTCGCGCCGAATCCGTGGACCTAGTGGAAAGAGCTCTTAACAGAGCGATGACCGCTGAGGCTTCGAAGCTCGAGAAATCCCTGGTCTTTCTTGCCACCACTGGCAGTTCCGCCCCGTTCATAGGACTGTTCGGAACCGTTTGGGGTATTATGAATTCCTTCATAGGGCTCGCGGGAAGTAAAGGGGTTCCCTCGCTCGAGGTCGTGGCTCCTGGAATCGCGGAGGCGCTTATAGCGACCGCAATAGGTCTTGCCGCCGCTATTCCCGCCACGGTGGCCTACAATTACTTCGTCAGCCAAGTAAGAGCGATGGAAGCGGAAATGGAGAATTTCTGCGCCGGATTTCTCAACACGGCGGAGAGGTATCTAAACAGGTAGCGGGGAATTTCGCCTCATGGCAGCGGGAAAATTCAATACGGGTTCGCGCAGATCGGTCCTCTCCGAGATAAACGTCACTCCCTTTGTTGACGTGATGCTGGTTCTGCTGGTCATTTTCATGGTCACCACTCCCATACTCTATCAGGGAATCAAGGTAAGCCTTCCGCAGACAGTGTCTTCTAAAATCCCCGTAAAAAACCAGAAAAGAATAACCGTAACCCTGACGGGATCCGGAAATATATTCCTCGAAGACAAAAGCTATCCACTCTCCCAGATTGGCGCCGCCCTGAGTAAACTCATGGAAGCGGAAGGAACGGCGCCCGACAGCGGGCGGGTTTTTCTAAGAGCCGATAAATCGGTTAAATACGGATTTGTGGTAAAGGTAATAGACGAAATAAAAAAAACCGGCGTCCAAAAACTAAGCCTCGTCACGGAGTCAAAAAACATAAGGGATAAAAAAGCGGACATGTAAAAAGATGAAGGGAGAAGAAAATCTATTTCGTAAAGGGCTTTTCATTTCTCTGGGTCTTCATCTACTCATAGTCTGCCTGCTTGTCTTGGGAGTGGGAGGGCATGGGGAAATCTCCCCGGAGAGTTCAATAGAAGTATCGCTTTCAACCCACACTCCACGTATTGACAAGAAAAAATCAGAGGCGAAGGCACCCAGCCGCCCAAAGAAGCCGGAAAAAAGCGTAAAGAAAAAAGCCAAAAAAGCTCCCCCGGCGCAGGTAAAAACCCCCGAGAAGAAAAAAGAACCTCCGGCCGCACCCGTAGTGAAAAAGCAGGAGCCCCCCAAAGTTTCCCAAACGGAAACAAAAAACCCTGAGAAGAAAAAGGAGCCCGCGGTGAAGCCCAAGGAAACGGCTACCGGGAAAACCGCGGAGAAAACGGAACCCGAAACGCGGAAAGA
This genomic stretch from Candidatus Dadabacteria bacterium harbors:
- the ruvC gene encoding crossover junction endodeoxyribonuclease RuvC, which gives rise to MDKNSDTRVMGIDPGSRSCGYGIVDGEGNRLSYVTSGTISPAPRSSASERLNDIYVGILRVIDDYSPSVVSVEEMFFAKNARSAIKLGQSRGIAILAAAQRGIPVSEYAPTRVKLALTGKGRAGKEEIQKMLSYMLGVSEFRSTDESDALAIAICHLNLSRYGLPDSSFSGAGNRRRKKRFTANDLSA
- the ruvA gene encoding Holliday junction branch migration protein RuvA; protein product: MIYLLRGVIACKEIGTVVVDVNGVGYGVTVPLSTYYDLGAVGKEVELKIHTSLRENSIELFGFLTDAEKKLFEKLIGVSGIGPKAATNVLSNISVSELVRSIVNGNLAQRKIRGIGTRTATKIVNELKDKLDDLATDEEPSESNTMLNDTLSALLNLGYTRAEVEKKTPEIKKIIEVSGSIEDALRDSLKVIRK
- the ruvB gene encoding Holliday junction branch migration DNA helicase RuvB — translated: MSQDTERTVSPEYTETDELTDMNLRPAFLRDFIGQPSVKEQVDIFIGAAKARGEALDHVLLSGPPGLGKTTLAHIFANELGVGLHLTSGPVLERTGDLASMLTNLGEKDVLFVDEIHRINRVVEEYLYSAMEDFTIDLMIGEGPTARSVKINLNRFTLIGATTRTGLLTSPFRSRFGVELRLDYYSSEELSRIVKRSSGILGVEITDEGAREMTSRARGTPRIANRLLKRIRDYTQMKSDGRITEPVVRDALSMLEIDSMGLDNLDRAILTAIIEKFGGGPVGIDTISAAVSEDKDTIENVYEPFLIREGLVEKTPRGRKATQLAYRHLGLTPSQGQPKLL
- the tolQ gene encoding protein TolQ → MLLVSTGPVVKAVLLLLIFMSVFSWAIIYTKFRLLRSSSKKSVAFLNLYHSNEDMRALLSFSEKVGGPVAELFRAGYAEVVKTEKKKSRDEHDSQQNGDMSSRAESVDLVERALNRAMTAEASKLEKSLVFLATTGSSAPFIGLFGTVWGIMNSFIGLAGSKGVPSLEVVAPGIAEALIATAIGLAAAIPATVAYNYFVSQVRAMEAEMENFCAGFLNTAERYLNR
- the tolR gene encoding protein TolR, with protein sequence MAAGKFNTGSRRSVLSEINVTPFVDVMLVLLVIFMVTTPILYQGIKVSLPQTVSSKIPVKNQKRITVTLTGSGNIFLEDKSYPLSQIGAALSKLMEAEGTAPDSGRVFLRADKSVKYGFVVKVIDEIKKTGVQKLSLVTESKNIRDKKADM